TGGTCAGCGCCTGCGGCCAGCTCAACCGCCCGCTCTATCCGAAGATTGCAGGCCTGGAACGCTTCGCCGGGGAGAGTTTCCATTCGGCGCGCTGGCGGCATGACATCGACCTCAGCGGCAAGCGCGTGGCGGTGATCGGCACCGGCGCCAGTGCCATCCAGTTCGTTCCGCAGATCGTGCCCAAGGTAGCGAAACTGCATCTGTTCCAGCGCTCCGCCGCCTATGTGCTGCCCAAGCCGGATCGCGCCTACAGCCGCTTCGAGCTGGCACTGATGCAGCGCCTGCCCTGGGCGCAGAAGCTTGATCGCGGCCTGCAGTACCTCTATCACGAAGTCCGCGGGCTGGCCTTCTTCGTCCTGCCGTGGGTGATGAAACTGATGCGCGCCAGCTTCCTGCGCCAGCTGCAAAGCCAGGTGGCCGACCCGGCGCTGCGCGCCCGGCTGACCCCGGACTACCCGATGGGCTGCAAGCGCATCCTGATCAGCAATGACTACTACCCGGCGCTAGTGCAGCCGCAGACCGAGGTGGTGGGCGAGGCCATCCGCGAAGTCAGCGAGCGTGGGGTGATCACCGCCGATGGCCGCGAGCGCGAGGTGGATGTGCTGATCTACGGCACCGGCTTTGCCGCCAGCGACTTTCTCGTGCCGATGCGCATCCATGGCCTCGGCGGGCGTGAGCTGAACGAGGCCTGGCAAGAGGGCGCCGAGGCCTACAAGGGCATCAGCGTCAATGGCTTCCCCAACCTGTTCATTCTTTACGGGCCGAACACCAACCTGGGACACAACTCGATCATCTACATGCTGGAGAGCCAGTTCCCCTACGTGTTGAACTGCCTGCAGCAGCTGGAGCAGGGCGTGCGCTACCTCGACGTGCGGGCGCCGGTGCAGCAGGCCTGGAACCAGCGCCTGCAACACGCCATCGAGCATTCGGTGTGGGAGCAGGGCTGCAACAGCTGGTACAAGAATGCCGCCGGCAAGCACACCAACAACTGGTCGGGGTTCACCTTCAGCTATCGCCTGCACACGCGCCGGCCAGACTGGAGCGACTATGACCTTGTCCGTTGAGTTGCCGCGTCCACCGGGCATGGCCCAGCGCCTGCTTTCGGCCTTGCTGCGTGGCAGCACCTGGCTGCTGTTTCGCAGCGGCTTTCGCCCTGGCGTCTTGCCGGCTACCCAGCGCCGCTTGCTGCACCTGGCCACGCGCATTGCTCCGGTGGCGCGCAAGGTGCGTATCGAGCCCGGGCACATCGGCGGGGTGGCCTGCGAATGGCTGAGCCCACCGACAGACAACGGCTGGGTGTTGCTCTATCTGCACGGCGGCGCCTTCATGGTCGGCTCGCCGCAGACCCACCGCAGCATCACCAGCTACCTGGCGCGTCACGGCCAGCTGCGCGTGTGTGCGCTGGATTACCGCCTGGCGCCGGAGCATCCGTACCCGGCGGCGCCGGACGATGTGCTGGCGGCTTACCGGGCGCTGCTGGCGCAGGGGCAAGCCGCCGAGCGCATCGTCATCGCTGGCGACTCGGCAGGCGGTAACCTGACCCTGACGGCGGCCCTGCGCCTGCGCGAGCTGGGGTTGCCGCAACCGGCGGCACTGGTGTGTTTCTCGCCGGTCACCGATGTCACTGGGGCCAACCTGCCCGAGCCGCCGGCGGGCGATCCGCTGTTGCAGCCGGCCTGGCTGGGGCAGGGCGTGGATGCCTATTGCCCGCCCGGTGTGGAGCGGCGGGCTGCGGCGCTGTCGCCGCTGTATGCCGATCTGCGTGGCTTGCCGCCCCTGCTGGTGCAGGTCGGCGAGGACGAACGGCTGTTGCCGCAGAGCCTGCTGCTGCAGGAGCAGGCTGGAATCGACCTGCAGCTGGAGTGCTACCCGCGCCAGTGGCATGTGTTCCAGATCAACTGTGGTCTACTGGATATTGCCGACCTGGCATTGCAGCGGACGCTCGATTTCCTGCGTCAGCGAGGTTGCCCATGAATACCATTCTGATTACTGGCGCGGCTTCCGGTATCGGCGCAGCCACGGCGCGCCTGTTTCATTCGCGGGGCTGGCGGGTTGGCCTGCTGGATATCAACCACGCCGCACTGGCCGAGCTGGCCGCCGAACTGGGCGGGGTGTGGCACGCCGAGCTGGATGTCACCGACGCCGGCGCGGTGCGCGAGGCGCTGGCCGACTTCTGTGCCCTGCATGGCGGCCAGCTGCGCCTGCTGTTCAACTGTGCCGGTATCCTGCGCTTCGGTCATTTTGCCGAGATCAGCGTTGAGGAGCATGCACAGATCCTGCGCATCAACGTGCTCGGCCTGCTGCAGGTCAGCCATGCGGCCTTCCCCTACCTGCGTGGCACGCCAGAGGCGCAGGTGATCAACATGGGCTCGGCATCCGGGCTGTACGGCACGCCACATATGGCCAGTTATTCGGCATCCAAGTTCGCCGTGCGGGGTCTGACCGAGGCCCTGGAGCTGGAGTGGCGGCCGCACGGCATTCGCGTTGGCGACCTGATGCCGCCCTTCGTGCGCACGCCGATGGTCGAGAGCCAGCGCTTCACACCACCGGCCTTGCGCCGGCTGGGCGTGCATCTGCGCGCCGAGGACATCGCCGAGGCGGTCTGGCAGCAGGCGCAACGCTCGCAGGTGCATCGGCCGATCCACTGGCTGTTCCGCCTGATGTACTGGGCCGGGCAGCTGTCGCCGCCGGCGCTCAATCGCGGGCTGATGGCCTGGGTCAGCCGGGAGTAGGGCTGCCATGGTGCCGGCCGCCCGGCGCCAGATTTCCACTGCCGCCGCCCGTCGCCAGGCCTTCTGCCGGTGGTCTTTCCGGTCGGCAGAGCGACGTGGCAACCGCTACCCTGCAAAAGACGGTTTCGGTTCGCTCCCTGCGCAACCCGCCGTCTGCCGTGGCGCATGCGCCCGGTACTGTGCCGGTCGGGCATACCTTGGCCCGGCGTTCTCCAGGTGCCGTCAGGCGCCTCAGGCTGCCAGCCGTTGGGCAGCAGCGGTTTATCCATCGCCTGCGAGGAGGTCGTTTATGAGCACAGCCTTCCAAGATGATGCCAGCAGTCATGTTCTGCGCCGCATGAAAGAGGGCGGTTTCGATTTCGCCCGTGTCCATCCCATCGAGTTCTACGTGATCTTTCCCGACGAGGAGCGGGCCCGGCAGGCCGCCAGACAGTTCCGTGGTGAATCGCTGAATGCCCAGGTCAGTCTGCGTGATGACGGTGCCTGGCATCTGCAAGTGAGCAAGGTGATGTATGCCACCTATGCCGGTATCGGTGATTTCGAGCAGGACATGGAGTCGCTCGTCGCACCGCTTGGTGGTGTGCTGGACGGCTGGGGAGTGACCCAGGAAGTACGTCTGCCTGGAAGTTGAAAGCGGGCCGGCTGGCCCTTGCGGCCAGCCGCCGTTGCCCGGCGGTTCTGCGTTATGCCTGCGGTGCTGTGGCGCTGCGGCGCTCCAGCTGTTCCAGATAATCCACCACATCGGGGGCGCCAGCCAGGCGCAGGCCCTCGCCGAGGGCATTGGCTTCCGCCGACTCCCTGGGCAGGAGGATGAATTCCGGTGCGCCATTGTCGCGCAGCAGCGACAGGCGCGAGTAGGGCAGGCCGTTGTCCAGCAGCAGGCCCATGAACGCGGGGTCGCTCCAAGCCTGCACCGGCATGGCCAGCACGTGGTACTGGCGCTTGAGTTCGGCCAGGCCCTGGCTGTTCAGGCGGTAGCGGCTGATCTGGGCCGGCAGGGTGACTTCCAGGCCGCGCAGGCGGGCATAGACGATGGCGCTGGCGAAGGCCTCGCCGTGCTGCTCGCTGGCCCAGTACAGGCGCCGGCCATACCAGCTGGCCTGGCGCAGCTCCACCGCCTCGGCGGCCAGGAAGCGTGGCATGGCCATGCTGATGGTCTTGAGAAAGTCCTTGTAGCTGATGATGCGCACGTTGCGGCAGGGCTGGGTGGCAGCGAAGGCCTCCAGGCTGGCGAAGGCCTGGCCATCGGCCAGCGGCGTGCCGCACAGGCCGTCGATCTCGCGCAGGTCGAAATCATGCAGCTGCTGCTGTTCCAGGCTCACCACGCGCATCAGTACGGCGCGGGCTTCGGCCTTGTCTTCCTGCACCGGGCCGGAGAGCGCGTCGCGCGGCAGGTCGACCAGGCGCTGCAGGGGCGGGCCGGCCTGCCACCAGATGCTCTGCGGCGGGATCGGCAGGGCCTTGAACGGCAGGCGCAGACTGCGGGCCCGCTCGAACACCAGGCGCGGCGAACGACCGCCCAGGCCGAGGCGCTGGGCCAGGGCGGACAGGCGTGAGGCCAGGCTGGTGTTGGATTCGGACAAACTCATGACCCGCTGAGCACTCCTGGGACTTGGGTGCCAGTTTGGCAGAGCTGTTGCCGGTGCGCACTACCGATACGCTCTCGCCCGTGCTTTGCGGGCTCCGGAAGCTGCCGCTGCTGTGGCAAAATAATGCCGATCATTTCGAGGATGCCTCCATGCCCAGCCTCGTGCTGGATATTGCTCTGTCCGCAGAGCGTTTCCGCGCCGTTTACCAGGGGCGCGCCAATCGGGTCTTGCTGGTCAGTCGCGATGGTCGCAGGGTCAGCCTGCCGGCCCATCATCTGCGTCCCTTCCTGCGCCACAACGGCATCTACGGCGTGTTCGAGCTGGAGTTCAGCGCGGCCGGCGAACTGCAGGGCCTGCGCCAGCTGAGTTGAACAGGCGGTCGGGGATTCCTTATTACTCCCTTGCCTCGCCCGATGCTAGTACGCACGGCTATAATCGCGGCCTGCTTCCCACTGCCATGACCGAGCAAAACCACCCATGTACGAGCTGGCCCGCGCCCTGTTGTTCAAGCTGTCCCCGGAAACTTCCCACGAGCTGTCCATCGATCTGATCGGCGCCGGTGGCCGTCTGGGGCTCAATGGCCTGCTGTGCAAGGCGCCTGTGAGCCTGCCGACCAAGGTGATGGGCCTGGAGTTTGCCAACCCGGTTGGCCTGGCCGCTGGCCTGGACAAGAACGGCGACGCCATCGACGGCTTCGCCCAGCTCGGCTTCGGTTTCGTCGAGATCGGCACCGTGACCCCGCGTCCGCAGCCGGGCAACCCCAAGCCGCGCCTGTTCCGTCTGCCGGAAGCCACGGCGATCATCAACCGCATGGGCTTCAACAACCACGGTGTCGACCACCTGCTGGCGCGGGTGCAGGCGGCCAAGTACCGCGGCGTGCTGGGCATCAACATCGGCAAGAACTTCGATACCCCGGTCGAGCGTGCCGTGGA
The window above is part of the Pseudomonas alcaligenes genome. Proteins encoded here:
- a CDS encoding NAD(P)/FAD-dependent oxidoreductase, encoding MHNKTPEQAPLRVLIIGSGFAGLGLAMRLRRQGVEDFLILEKGSEPGGTWRDNTYPGAACDVPSHLYSFSFEPKTDWSRRYAPQAEIFAYVRQCVANHRLQAHIRCNSEVAEARFDEQTALWQVTTTAGACFSARALVSACGQLNRPLYPKIAGLERFAGESFHSARWRHDIDLSGKRVAVIGTGASAIQFVPQIVPKVAKLHLFQRSAAYVLPKPDRAYSRFELALMQRLPWAQKLDRGLQYLYHEVRGLAFFVLPWVMKLMRASFLRQLQSQVADPALRARLTPDYPMGCKRILISNDYYPALVQPQTEVVGEAIREVSERGVITADGREREVDVLIYGTGFAASDFLVPMRIHGLGGRELNEAWQEGAEAYKGISVNGFPNLFILYGPNTNLGHNSIIYMLESQFPYVLNCLQQLEQGVRYLDVRAPVQQAWNQRLQHAIEHSVWEQGCNSWYKNAAGKHTNNWSGFTFSYRLHTRRPDWSDYDLVR
- a CDS encoding alpha/beta hydrolase, which codes for MTLSVELPRPPGMAQRLLSALLRGSTWLLFRSGFRPGVLPATQRRLLHLATRIAPVARKVRIEPGHIGGVACEWLSPPTDNGWVLLYLHGGAFMVGSPQTHRSITSYLARHGQLRVCALDYRLAPEHPYPAAPDDVLAAYRALLAQGQAAERIVIAGDSAGGNLTLTAALRLRELGLPQPAALVCFSPVTDVTGANLPEPPAGDPLLQPAWLGQGVDAYCPPGVERRAAALSPLYADLRGLPPLLVQVGEDERLLPQSLLLQEQAGIDLQLECYPRQWHVFQINCGLLDIADLALQRTLDFLRQRGCP
- a CDS encoding SDR family oxidoreductase — encoded protein: MNTILITGAASGIGAATARLFHSRGWRVGLLDINHAALAELAAELGGVWHAELDVTDAGAVREALADFCALHGGQLRLLFNCAGILRFGHFAEISVEEHAQILRINVLGLLQVSHAAFPYLRGTPEAQVINMGSASGLYGTPHMASYSASKFAVRGLTEALELEWRPHGIRVGDLMPPFVRTPMVESQRFTPPALRRLGVHLRAEDIAEAVWQQAQRSQVHRPIHWLFRLMYWAGQLSPPALNRGLMAWVSRE
- a CDS encoding ribonuclease E inhibitor RraB, encoding MSTAFQDDASSHVLRRMKEGGFDFARVHPIEFYVIFPDEERARQAARQFRGESLNAQVSLRDDGAWHLQVSKVMYATYAGIGDFEQDMESLVAPLGGVLDGWGVTQEVRLPGS
- a CDS encoding DUF6685 family protein — encoded protein: MSLSESNTSLASRLSALAQRLGLGGRSPRLVFERARSLRLPFKALPIPPQSIWWQAGPPLQRLVDLPRDALSGPVQEDKAEARAVLMRVVSLEQQQLHDFDLREIDGLCGTPLADGQAFASLEAFAATQPCRNVRIISYKDFLKTISMAMPRFLAAEAVELRQASWYGRRLYWASEQHGEAFASAIVYARLRGLEVTLPAQISRYRLNSQGLAELKRQYHVLAMPVQAWSDPAFMGLLLDNGLPYSRLSLLRDNGAPEFILLPRESAEANALGEGLRLAGAPDVVDYLEQLERRSATAPQA
- a CDS encoding DUF2835 domain-containing protein is translated as MPSLVLDIALSAERFRAVYQGRANRVLLVSRDGRRVSLPAHHLRPFLRHNGIYGVFELEFSAAGELQGLRQLS